Within the Pseudomonas orientalis genome, the region TCCGGCGCATCAGCCGCGCCAGCCGTTGTCCGGCTCGTTGCGCCGCTACGGCGCGCTGTTGTCGGACCGGGTTTACCTGGGCTACGCCCTGACCGGTGGCATCTCGATTGCGGGGATGTTTGCCTATATCGCCGGTTCACCGTTCGTGTTCATCAAACTGTATGGCGTGCCCGCCGAGCATTACGGCTGGCTGTTCGGTTCCAATGCCGCCGGTTTTATCCTGGTGGCGCAGTTGAATGCGCGGTTACTGGCCAAACGCGGCCCGGCGTTTCTGCTCTCGCGTACGGTGTGGGTTTACGTGGCGGCGGCGCTGACGCTGCTTGGGATTGCAGCGCTGCGCACCGAAGCCCTGTGGCCGTTGCTGGTACCGTTGTTTATCTGTATCGCCAGCCTGGGTTGCATTCTGCCCAACACCTCGGCGTGCGCCATGAACGGGCAAGGCGCGCGCGCCGGCAGCGCCTCGGCCTTGCTCGGGTGCATTCAATTTGGTGTGGCGGCGGGGGCGGCATCGTTGGTCGGGGTGTTGCACGACGGCACGGCCATGCCGATGGCGATGGTCATCAGCCTGTGTGGGGTGCTGGCGGTGACGATTGCGATGGCGACTCTGCGCCTGCAACGGGCAAGGGCCGCGCAGGCGCAGGTCTGAAGAGCCGATCAGCCGGCGGCGCGTTGCTGGCTGAGTGGAAAGCGGTGGGGGGCCTGGATGCGGGCTTGCAAGGTGTCGGCAAAGGCACGGGCCTCGGCTTCGGTGTGAAAAATAATCGACCGCTGGTCCAGGCGGACCTCCCACTGGGATTTTTTTGCTAACGCTTTTATCAGGATCTTCATTGCTGACTTCCTCACGTAAAAGAATCGTGGCAAAGGCGGCCAATATAAACCCGTATGCGCTCACAGAGATGACAAAGGTCAACTCTCGGACTAATGGTGTCGTCCATTACTTACATAAGTAACAGACGACACTGACAGCCGTTTTCTAGAACCCCTCTAACACGATCTTGCCCTTGGCCTTGCCGCTTTCCAGCAGCGCATGGGCACGGCGCAGGTTCGCCGCATTGATCACGCCGAAGTGCTCGCCGAGTGTGGTTTTCAAGGTGCCGGCGTCGATCAGCGCGGCCACGCGGTTGAGCAGGTTGTGCTGCTCGATCATGTCCGGGGTCTCGAACATCGAGCGGGTGTACATGAACTCCCAGTGCAGCGACAGGCTCTTGCGCTTGAGCGAGCTCACGTCCAGCGCCTTGGGGTCGTCGATCAACGCCAGCTTGCCCTGGGGCTGCAGGGCTTCTACCAGTTGCTCCAGGTGCAGGTCGGTCTGGGTCAGGCTGGCGACGTGGGTCACTTGCGGGTGACCGGCGTGTTTGAGTGCCTCGCTCAGCGGCTGGCTATGGTCGATCACCAGGTCGGCGCCCAGAGCCTTGGCCCATTCCTGGGTCTCCGGGCGCGACGCGGTGCCGATGACTTTCAGCGCGGTGAGCTGGCTGGCCAGTTGGGTCAGGATCGAACCCACGCCGCCCGCTGCGCCGACAATCAGCAAGCTCTGGCCCAGGTCCTGTTTGCCTTCGGGTATCTGCAGACGTTCGAACAGCAGCTCCCAGGCGGTGATGGCGGTCAATGGCAGCGCGGCGGCTTCGGCGAAGCCCAGGCTCTTGGGCATATGGCCGACGATGCGTTCGTCCACGGTGTGCAATTGGCTGTTGCCGCCCGGGCGAACCAGGGAGCCGGCATAGAACACCTTGTCACCGGTCTTGAACAGCGTCACTTCGCTGCCGACCGCCTTGACCACGCCGGCCACGTCCCAGCCGAGCACCTTGGCGTCGCCGTTTTCCGGAGCGACGTTCTGGCGCACCTTGGTGTCCACCGGGTTGACCGAGATGGCTTTGACTTCCACCAGCAGGTCACGCGGCCCGGCGACGGGTTCGGGCAGTTCGATGTCTTGCAGGGCGTTCACGTCGCTGATGGGCAGGGAGGTGTAATAGGCGATGGCTTTCATGATTTCTCCAAGTAAATGCGGTCAATGCAGGCGCGAGCTTGCTCGCGAAAATCGTTAGCGAGGACGCAATACTTCTGGTTGAACACGTCGTTCTTGCGTTTTTCGCGAGCAAGCTCGCTCCTACAGAAAAAGGGGGTGGTCAGGCGAGAAACTTCAGGCGCTTGAGTTCGAAGTGTTCGATCACGTCGGCGGCCTGGGTCCGGAACGCCTGGATATGCGCACTCTGGTCGTGGTCGGCCAGGGCCGCGTCATCACTCCAGCGCTCGAGCATGTAGAACGTCTCGGGATGTTGCAGATCCTGGTGCAGGTCGTACTGCTCACAACCGGCTTCCAGGCGAGTCGGCTCAAGCAGACCGCGCAGCAGGGTTTCCAGGGTGGCCTGTTGGCCGGGCTTGGCGATCAGCGTGGCGATCACGTTAAAGGCGGTAGACATATCAACTCCTGGTCGATAGGGAACGGGATGGCCAGATGATTGGCTATTTCCAGCACGGATAAAAGCGGCTAAAACAAAGGTCTGTTTCAATAGAAAATTGATAATTGGCGGAAATTGATGCTGCGCTTTGATGATTTGCAGTTGTTTGTTCGGGCAGCGGACCTGGGCAGTTTGTCGGCCGCCGCGCGCGTGATGGACCTGTCCCCGGCGGTCGCCAGCGCCGCGTTGAAGCGCATAGAGCAACAATTGGGCACGCGCCTGCTGGCACGTTCCACCCGCAGCCTGCGCTTGACCGCCGAAGGCGAGGGTTTTCTCACCTACGCCCGCGTCGCGTTGAGTTCGTTGGATGAAGGGCGACGCCTGCTGGCCAGTGGGCAGGACCATGTCAGCGGCATGCTGCAACTGTCGGCGCCTTCGGATTTCGGTCGCAACCTGCTGTTGCCCTGGCTGGATGACTTCCAGCGTGAATACCCGCAACTGAGCGTGCGCCTGTTGCTGGGGGATCGCATTGCCGACCTGTACCGCCAGCCGGTGGACATCGCCTTGCGCTATGGCGAACCCGAGGATTCCAGCCTGGTTGCGCTGCCCATCGCGCCGGAAAATATCCGGGTGCTGTGCGCGGCGCCCAGTTATCTGGCCCGCCACGGCGAACCGCGGCATCTGGAGCAACTGGCCCAGCACAATTGCCTGCTCTACATGCTCGCTGACCGGGTACACGACCATTGGCGTTTTTATGACGGCAAGCGCGAGGTCAGCCTGACGGTTTCCGGTGATCGCGTCAGCGACGACGCCGACGTGGTGCGCCGCTGGGCGGTGGCGGGTGTCGGCATTGCCTACAAGTCCTGGCTGGATGTGAGTACCGACGTCGTGGCCGGGCGTCTGCGCCTGATCCTGCCGGAGCTGCGCGGTGAGCGTACCCCGCTCAACCTGCTGTGCGCGCACCGTGCGCAGTTGAGCAAGCCCGTCAACTTGCTGCGGGAAATGCTCGTGTCCCGTTGTGCGACATTGACGGCACAACTGTCGGAGCGATTCGCTGCGAAGTAACGGCCTCCAGCAAAGCAGGACATTTCACTCAAGTGCTGTCCGTATCCAGGCTGTAAGACGTCATGGAACCGGCTGTTTTGGCCCCTATACTTTGGCGCCAACCGCAGCAGAAAAACGGTTCAACGGGAGTCGAAAGATGGAACAGGCACCATGTATCAGTCGTATCGCCAGCTTGCTTGCCGAGCCCAAGCGCACCGCAATGCTGTGGGCATTGATGGACGGTTCGGCGAAGTCTTCAGAGGAGTTGGCGACGTTCGCCGGGCTGTCGCCGGCGTCGGCCAATGCCCATTTGGCGCGGTTGACCGGCAGCGGCCTGCTGCGGGTCGAAGCGCGGCGGGGCAAACGGCTGTTTCGCGTGGCGGCGGCCGATGTCAGTGCCGCCATCGACGCGCTGGCGACGACCACCATGGCGAGTGCGACGCGCACTGCACCGGATGTTCAGCTCCCCGCGTTGCAGGCCCCGCCGCTGGTGCGTCGCGCCCGCGTGTGCCACGACCACCTCGGCGGTGAACTGGCGGCCGGGCTGTACCAACGGATGGCGCAGGCAGGCTGGATCCAGCGCTATGAGCAACGTACCGAAGTGACGGTCAAGGGCACCCGGCATTTGGCGGAGCTGGGTATTTTCATCCAGGCAATCTCCTCGCCGTTGGTGTGTGACTGTTTCGACTGGAGCCAGCAGCAACCGCATGTCGGCGGTGCGCTCGGCGCGGGGCTGTTGCGGCTGTTTTTGCAGTCGAACTGGGTAAGTGCCATCGGTGAGTCCCGGGCCTTGTCTGTCAGCGATGCCGGGCTTGTGCAAATCAACCGGTTGGCCGCATTGCAGGAGCGTCGTTCCTAGTTTCGGTCAGGTCGCATCCAGCAATCGCCAGGGCAGACGATGCCGCACACTCGACCAGGGGTTTTTCACACTTGGGGGTGGGGCATGGGGATGCAGGGCTATAGCGCAGCAGAGCGGCTGGAACGGTTGCCCATCAGTGGTTACCACCGAATCATTTTCATCATCATTGCCCTGGCGTTTTTCTTCGACTCCATGGACCTGGCGATGATGACGTTTCTATTGGGCTCGATCAAAACCGAGTTCGGCCTGAATACGGCCCAGGCCGGGTTGCTGGCCAGCTCAAGCTTTTTCGGCATGGTGGTCGGCGCTTCGCTCTCCGGAATGCTCGCCGATCGCTTCGGGCGCAAGCCGGTGTTTCAGTGGAGCATCGTGTTGTGGGGCGTCGCCAGTTACTTGTGCTCCACGGCGCAGACGGTCGAGACGCTGACCCTGTTTCGCATCCTGCTGGGCATTGGCATGGGCATGGAGTTTCCGATCGCACAGTCGATGTTGTCGGAGCTGATTCCGGCAAAGCGACGCGGGCGGTATATCGCGCTGATGGATGGTTTTTGGCCGCTGGGTTTTGTCGCTGCCGGCGTGCTGTCTTACTTCCTGCTGCCGGTGGTGGGTTGGCGCGACATCTTCCTGGTGCTGGCGGTGCCGGCGATATTTGTGCTGGCCATCCGGTTTTTTATTCCGGAGTCGCCGCGCTGGCTGGAACAGGCCGGGCGCCACGAGGCGGCGGACAAGGTGTTGCTGGGCATCGAGCAAAAGGTGCGCGATTCCCTCGGAGGAGCCGACTTGCCGCAGCCCGTTGCCTTGCCGCGGGTGGCGAGTACGCCGGGGACGTTCTTCTCGGCCTTCCAGCAGTTGTGGTCGGTTCAGTACCGTCAACGCACGATGATGATCTGGAGCGTGTGGTTCTTTGCCCTGCTCGGGTTCTACGGACTGACGTCGTGGTTGAGTGCGTTGCTGCAGCAGTCAGGCTTTGCAGTGACGCAATCGGTGTATTACACGGTCATCATTTCCCTGGGCGGGATCCCCGGTTTCCTGATGGCGGCGTGGCTGGTCGAGCGCTGGGGACGTAAGCCGGTGTGCGTGGTGACGTTGCTGGGCGGCGGGGTGATGGCGTTTTTGTATGGGCAAAGCGCGGTGTTCGGCGGCAATGTCGGGCTGCTGGTTACGACCGGTTTGTTGATGCAGTTCTTCCTGTTTGGCATGTGGGCGGTGTTGTACACCTATACGCCGGAGCTGTATCCGACCTCGGCGCGCGCAACGGGGTCCGGGTTTGCCTCGGCGATTGGTCGCGTGGGGTCATTGCTGGGGCCACTGGTCACCGGGATGGTGTTTCCAATAACCGGGCAGGGCGGGGTGTTTGCCTTGGGCGCGCTGTGTTTTGCGGTGGCGGCGCTGGTGGTGTGGGTGTTCGGGATGGAGACCAAGGGCAAAACGTTGGAGGAGTTGTCTGAAGTCTGACAGACAACATTAAGCCCCTGTGGGAGGGGGCTTGCCCCCGATAGCGGTGTATCAGTCAATACATGTCTGTCTGACAGACTGCAATCGGGGGCAAGCCCCCTCCCACATTTAGCCTTCATTCATTCAGTAAATAGCGGTCAAGGCTTGACCAGTCGCGCATCCAGGCTGTTTTGCGCCAGGCGTTTGGCCTGGTCCTGGGTCATGCCCAGGGAGGTGTACAGCGCGTGGAAGTTCTCGGTGACATAACCGCCGAAGTAGGCCGGGTCGTCCGAGTTCACCGTGACCTTCACCCCACGCTCAAGCATGTCGAGGATGTTGTGCTGGGCCATGTCGTCGAACACGCACAGCTTGGTGTTGGACAGCGGGCACACGGTCAGCGGGATCTGCTCGTCGATGATGCGTTGCATCAGGCGCTCGTCTTCGATGGCGCGCACGCCATGGTCGATGCGCTGGATTTTCAGCAGGTCTATCGCTTCCCAGATGTACTCGGGCGGGCCTTCTTCGCCGGCATGGGCGACGGTGAGGAAGCCTTCGTGACGGGCACGGTCGAACACACGCTGGAACTTGCTCGGCGGGTGACCCATCTCGGAACTGTCCAGGCCCACGGCGACGAACGCGTCACGGAACGGCAGCGCCTGGTCGAGGGTTTTCTCGGCTTCGGCTTCACTCAGGTGGCGCAGGAAACTGAGAATCAGGCCGCTGGTAATCCCCAGTTGCTGCTCGCCGTCTTTTAGCGCGGCAGCGATGCCGTTGAGCACCACTTCGAAGGGCACGCCTCGGTCGGTGTGGGTTTGCGGGTCGAAGAAGGGTTCAGTGTGAATCACGTTCTGGGCCTTGCAGCGCAGCAGGTAGGCCCAGGTCAGGTCGTAGAAATCCTGGGACGTGCGCAGCACATCGGCACCCTTGTAATACAGGTCGAGAAACTCTTGCAGATTATTGAAGGCGTAGGCCTTGCGCAGGGTTTCGACGTCGTTCCACGGCAGCGCAATCTTGTTGCGTTCGGCCAGGGCGAACAGCAACTCAGGCTCCAGCGAGCCCTCCAGGTGCAGGTGCAGTTCAGCCTTGGGCAGGGCGTTGAGCCAATCGTACATAACTAAAATCTCATCAGGTGCAATGGCGGCATTCTACAGGCCATGGCTGAAATAATCGGCAAAACCTGACCAGCAGGAGAGTATTTGATTTATTTGCACAAGGTCGACGTGAACTAAGGTGTAACGAAACGTTAGCGGCGTGTCGCAGTCTGTACCCCAACGATGACTGATTTGCTGTACTTAAAGGCCCCCCATGCTCACTTCCCTCAAGCAAGAAAAATTCATGTTGGTGGCGCTGATTGCCGCCATTGCCGCTTACCCGTTGGAACACTGGATGCTCCACAGCGGGCAGATAGTGGCGTTGCTCGCCGGCCTCGCCTTGATTGCGTTTATCGTGATGGCGTCGATGCGTGTGGCCCACCATGCCGAACAACTGGCGGAAAAGGTCGGCGACCCTTACGGCACCATGATCCTGACCCTGGCCGCTGTGCTGGTGGAAGTGGTGATCCTGGCGATCATGATGAGCAACGAGCCTTCACCCACGCTGGTGCGCGACACTATCTATTCAGCGGTGATGCTCGATATCAACGGCATCCTCGGCCTGGCCGCGTTGATGGGCGGTATCAAGCACGGCGAGCAGTCCTACAACGATGACTCAGCGCGCACCTACAGCGTGATGATTCTCACCGCCATGGGCGTGTCGATGGTCGTGCCGGAGTTTATCCCCGAGGCCGACTGGAAAATTTACTCGGCCTTCACCATCGGCGCGATGGTGGTGCTCTACACCTTGTTCCTGAGAATGCAGGTAGGCCCGCACAGTTATTTCTTCAGCTACAGCTATCCGGAAAAACGCCGCAAAAAATCAACCGAAGAAGAGCACGCGCAGCCCGTGAACCTTGCGTTCTCGATCGGCACCCTGGTGTTTGGTGTCATAGTGATTGGCGCGTTGGCCGAGGTGATGTCCAAGACCCTCGACCTGGGCCTGGAAGGCACGGGCGCCCCGCCGGTCATCACTGCGATCGTCGTGGCGGCTATTTCCGCCGCGCCGGAAATTCTTACGGCATTGCGCGCCGCCTTGGCCAATCGCATGCAGTCGGTGGTGAACATTGCGCTGGGTGCGTCGCTGTCGACGGTGATCCTGACGGTGCCGGTGATGGAAGCCATGGCGCTCTACACCGGCCAGCCGTTCCAGATGGCGATGACGCCGGTGCAGACAGTGATGGTGTTTATCACGCTGATCGTCAGTGCGATCAACCTCAATGATGGCGAAACCAATGCCATCGAGGGCATGACGCATTTCGTGCTGTTTGCGACCTTTATCATGCTGTCGCTGCTGGGGTTGTAACCTGATTTCAAGCACACCATAAAGCCAAATGTGGGAGGGGGCTTGCCCCCGATAGCAGTGGTTCATCCAACTTATATAGGACTGACACACCGCCATCGGGGGCAAGCCCCCTCCCACATTTTGGACTGTGCTTGGTTTAGATTCCGGCGATCAACTGACGGGCCGCCCGGGTGTGATCGGCGATCAGGGCTTTCAGGTCCAGGCCTTCCACTTGTCCGTCGATTACCCGCCATTGACCCGCGATCATCACTCGGTCCGCCCGATCAGCACCGCAAAGCAGCAGCGCTGAAATCGGATCGTGGCTGCCGGAGAAGCGCAACTCATCGAGTTTGAACAGCGCCAGGTCAGCCTGTTTGCCTACCGCCAACTCTCCAATATCCGTACGCCCCAACAACTGCGCCGAGCCTTTGGTCGCCCAACCGAGGACGCCTTCGGGCGTTATTTTTTCTGCGCCGTAACGCAGGCGCTGGATGTACAGAGCCTGGCGCGCTTCCAGAATCATGTTCGAAGCGTCGTTGGAGGCGGAACCGTCCACGCCCAGGCCGAGGGGAGCACCGGCCGCGAGCAGGTCGAGGGTCGGGCAGATACCGGAGGCCAGGCGCATGTTCGAACTCGGGCAATGGCAGATGCCCGTGCCGGCAGCGCCCAGGCGTGCGATTTCCTCCGGGTTGAAGTGAATGCCGTGGGCCAGCCAGGTGCGTGGGCCGAGCCAGCCGACGCTGTCGAGGTAGTCCACGGTGCGCAGGCCGAAACGCTGCAGGCAGAAGTCTTCCTCGTCGAGGGTTTCCGCCAGGTGCGTGTGCAGGCGCACGTCGAGCGAGGTGGCCAGTTCGGCACTGGCGCGCATGATTTCGGGGGTAACGGAAAACGGCGAGCAGGGCGCCAGGGCAATCTGGATCTGCGCGCCGTCGCCGCGCTCGTGGTATTCGCGGATCAGGCGTTGGCTGTCGTCGAGGATCACCTGGCCCTGTTGCACGGTTTGCTGCGGCGGCAGGCCGCCATCGGCTTCGCCCAGGCTCATGGAACCGCGGGTAAGCATCGCGCGCATGCCCAGCTCGCGCACGCTGTCGACCTGCACATCAATGGCGTTTTCCAGGCCGTCGGGGAACAGGTAGTGGTGGTCTGCCGCCGTGGTGCAACCGGAGAGCAACAATTCGGCGAGTGCCACTTTCGATGCCAGCGCCAGTTTTTCCGGGGTCAGTCGGGCCCAGACCGGATACAGGGTTTTCAACCAGGGAAACAGCGGCTGGTTGACCACCGGCGCCCAGGCGCGGGTCAGGGTCTGGTAGAAATGGTGGTGCGTGTTGATCAGCCCGGGCAGGACGACATGCTCGCGGGCATCGAACACGTGCGCACAGGGTTGTGCAGGTGCTTGCCCTTGGGCCAGCACTTCGGTGATGACGCCGTCTTGCAGCACCAGGCCGCCACGGGCATCGAGGTCATTGGCGGTGAAGATCGCGAGCGGATTTTTTAACCAGATACGGGTCGCAGGCATTGGCCGGCTCCTCTGAATGATGGGTTCAGGTTTGCCAGCTCAGTGTTGCCCTGTCTGCTGATCCAGGGTCGCCAGTGAAGGCGAGGTGGGTAGATTACGTGTCGGTCCATGTGCAGGCAAGCGGACGCGGTCAGTGTGGGAGGGGGCAAGCCCCCTCCCACAGGGTAATCGGTGTATCTACCAGGCGATGGTGTCGCCCTTGTAGTCCACAAAATGATGGCCGCCCTTGCCGGTGTAGGCATTTACCTGGTCCACCAGGCCACGCACGCTGGTCTCGACGTCGATGTGCGCATTTTCGCCACCCATGTCGGTTTTCACCCAGCCCGGGTGCAGCGATAACACCGTCGGCTTGTGCTCGCCCAGTTGGGTGATAAAGCTGTTGGTCATGGAGTTGAGCGCCGCCTTGCTGGCCTTGTACAGCGCCATGTCCGAATCGTCGGGAATGGTGACGCTGCCCAGCACCGAACTCATGAAGGCCAGCACGCCGGTGTCCTTGCGGATCTGCCCGACAAAACGCTGGGCCAGGTTGATCGGGGCCACGGCGTTGGTGAAAAACAGTTGGCCTACTTCCGCCAGGGTGGCGTGACCAGGCTCCTGGTTCGCGGGGCCCTTGACGCCGGCATTGACGAACAGCAGGTCGAAGGTACGGTCTTTCAGGCGTTGGGCCAGGGCGATCACGGCTTGCTGATCGTCCATGTCGAGTTTTTCGATCTGCACCGGGCCCACGGCTTTCAGGGCGTCGGCCTTGTTCGGGTCACGCACGGTGGCGGTCACGTCCCAGCCGTCCTGGAGCAGTTGCTTGACCAGGCCGAGGCCCAGCCCGCGCGAGGCGCCGATGATCAGTGCGGTTTTTGGCGTAGACATGAAAAGCTTCCTTTAGAGTCGCGGCTCAGGGAGTTCCAGTGAGCAACAGTAGCAGTTTCAGCGTTGCAGCAGGATACGTCCCCGGCTCAGGTCGGCGAGCTGGGTTTGCAAGGTGTCGATATGGGCTTCGCCCAGGGCCAGTTGCAGCTCCACGCCGTTGGCGGTGAAGGTTTCTTCCACGACGAGCCCGTCCAGTTCGGCAACGCGCAGCTTCAGCAGGTTCAATTCGGAGAAACCGCAGGCGCACCTCAGCGGTACACGACTGATCAGCTCGATGCGCTCGGCATTCTGCAGGCATTTATTTGCGCCGCCGCCGTAGGCACGGGCCAGACCACCGGTGCCCAGTTGAATCCCGCCGTACCAGCGAATCACCAGCACCACGACCTGATCAAACCCCTGCGCCTCGATGGCCGCCAGGATCGGCCGCCCGGCGGTGCCGCCGGGTTCGCCGTCGTCGTTGCTGCGGTATTGGTCGGCCAGTTTCCAGGCCCAGCAGTTGTGCGTCGCGTTGAGGTCGCTGTGCTGCTCGATAAATGCCTGGGCGTCGTGCGCGCTGGTAATCGGCGCCGCCAGTGTGATAAAGCGGCTTTTGCGTATTTCTTCACGAAATTCGCAAAAGCCTGTGAGCGTGAATGGCATAAGTCGCTTCGTTCAGGGGGCCGGCTTGATGCCGCAGCCTTTGAGAATAATGTGGATCAGATTGGTGCCGGCGTCCTCCATGTCCTGCTTGGTCAGCTTGGTGCGACCGGTGACGCGGCAGATCTGGGTGGCGAAGTCGGCATAGTGCTGGGTGCTGCCCCACAGCAGGAAGATCAGGTGCACCGGGTCGATGGGGTCCATCTTGCCGGCATCGATCCAGGCCTGAAACACGGCTGCACGGCCGCTGAACCAGGCGCGGTAGTCCTGGCTGAAATATTCAGTGAGGCATTCGCCGCCGCTGATGATCTCCATGGCGAAGATCCGCGAGGCCTGTGGCTGGCGTCGCGAGAACTCCATCTTGGTACGGATGTACCGGGAGAGGGCCACGGCCGGGTCGTCCTCGGCGGTCAGCGCGTTGAACGTGCTGTCCCACAATTCGAGAATATTGCTGAGCACCGCAATGTACAGGCCCAGTTTGTTGGTGAAGTAATAGTGCAAGTTGGCTTTGGGCAGCCCGGCACTCGCCGCGATGGTGTTCATGCTGGTGCCCTTGTAGCCATGGCGCGCGAATTCATCCTCAGCCGCCTGGAGAATCGCTTGTTCGTTCTTTTGCCGAATGCGGCTGGCGGGTTTACCGGCGTGGTTGCTGTGGGCAGGAACTTCGAGGCTCATGGAGGTTTCCGTGCTGATCGATGGGGGCGACGTGTGCACAGATAACCCACCCTCAAGCCTCAGACAAGTGTTGATGCAATAAAACCGTCAAAGCGATTCCAGGGAGTCGCTTTCGGGCGTGGGGTTTGTAACGGCGTGGACGGTTTTGGCCTCGGGTAACAGCAGGCACAGCACAATGGCGGTCAGCCCGCCGCTGGTGATGGCGGAGTCGAACAGGTTCTGCACCAGGGTTGGCATCAGGTGCAGCAGGTTGGGCTGGGCGGCGATGCCCAGGCCGACACCGAAGGAGGTGGCGATGATCAGCATGCTGCGTCGATCCAGCGGCGCCTGGGCCAGGATGCGCACACCGGCTGCGGCGACGCTGCCGAACATGACCAGGGTCGCACCGCCCAGCACCGGTTTGGGGATTTGCTGCAACACCGCGCCGATCATGGGAAACAACCCAAGGCATACCAGCACCACGCCAATGTACAAGCCGACATAACGGCTGGCCACGCCGGTGAGTTGGATCACCCCGTTGTTTTGCGCGAAGGTGGTATTGGGGAAGGCGCTGAACGTGGCGG harbors:
- a CDS encoding multidrug effflux MFS transporter → MNLRIILILGALSAFAPLAIDFYLPGFPAIASAFATDEKHVQLTLAVYFAGLAIGQLIYGPLADRFGRRVPLLSGVTLFTLASFACAYAPSLEWLIGARFVQALGGCAGMVISRAVVSDKCDAVGSAKVYSQLMLVTGLAPILAPLAGGLMVGLWGWQSIFLALSLFSVMAAIAVAVGLPETFPAHQPRQPLSGSLRRYGALLSDRVYLGYALTGGISIAGMFAYIAGSPFVFIKLYGVPAEHYGWLFGSNAAGFILVAQLNARLLAKRGPAFLLSRTVWVYVAAALTLLGIAALRTEALWPLLVPLFICIASLGCILPNTSACAMNGQGARAGSASALLGCIQFGVAAGAASLVGVLHDGTAMPMAMVISLCGVLAVTIAMATLRLQRARAAQAQV
- a CDS encoding zinc-binding alcohol dehydrogenase family protein — protein: MKAIAYYTSLPISDVNALQDIELPEPVAGPRDLLVEVKAISVNPVDTKVRQNVAPENGDAKVLGWDVAGVVKAVGSEVTLFKTGDKVFYAGSLVRPGGNSQLHTVDERIVGHMPKSLGFAEAAALPLTAITAWELLFERLQIPEGKQDLGQSLLIVGAAGGVGSILTQLASQLTALKVIGTASRPETQEWAKALGADLVIDHSQPLSEALKHAGHPQVTHVASLTQTDLHLEQLVEALQPQGKLALIDDPKALDVSSLKRKSLSLHWEFMYTRSMFETPDMIEQHNLLNRVAALIDAGTLKTTLGEHFGVINAANLRRAHALLESGKAKGKIVLEGF
- a CDS encoding putative quinol monooxygenase, with translation MSTAFNVIATLIAKPGQQATLETLLRGLLEPTRLEAGCEQYDLHQDLQHPETFYMLERWSDDAALADHDQSAHIQAFRTQAADVIEHFELKRLKFLA
- a CDS encoding LysR family transcriptional regulator, with translation MLRFDDLQLFVRAADLGSLSAAARVMDLSPAVASAALKRIEQQLGTRLLARSTRSLRLTAEGEGFLTYARVALSSLDEGRRLLASGQDHVSGMLQLSAPSDFGRNLLLPWLDDFQREYPQLSVRLLLGDRIADLYRQPVDIALRYGEPEDSSLVALPIAPENIRVLCAAPSYLARHGEPRHLEQLAQHNCLLYMLADRVHDHWRFYDGKREVSLTVSGDRVSDDADVVRRWAVAGVGIAYKSWLDVSTDVVAGRLRLILPELRGERTPLNLLCAHRAQLSKPVNLLREMLVSRCATLTAQLSERFAAK
- a CDS encoding ArsR/SmtB family transcription factor — protein: MEQAPCISRIASLLAEPKRTAMLWALMDGSAKSSEELATFAGLSPASANAHLARLTGSGLLRVEARRGKRLFRVAAADVSAAIDALATTTMASATRTAPDVQLPALQAPPLVRRARVCHDHLGGELAAGLYQRMAQAGWIQRYEQRTEVTVKGTRHLAELGIFIQAISSPLVCDCFDWSQQQPHVGGALGAGLLRLFLQSNWVSAIGESRALSVSDAGLVQINRLAALQERRS
- a CDS encoding MFS transporter; the protein is MGMQGYSAAERLERLPISGYHRIIFIIIALAFFFDSMDLAMMTFLLGSIKTEFGLNTAQAGLLASSSFFGMVVGASLSGMLADRFGRKPVFQWSIVLWGVASYLCSTAQTVETLTLFRILLGIGMGMEFPIAQSMLSELIPAKRRGRYIALMDGFWPLGFVAAGVLSYFLLPVVGWRDIFLVLAVPAIFVLAIRFFIPESPRWLEQAGRHEAADKVLLGIEQKVRDSLGGADLPQPVALPRVASTPGTFFSAFQQLWSVQYRQRTMMIWSVWFFALLGFYGLTSWLSALLQQSGFAVTQSVYYTVIISLGGIPGFLMAAWLVERWGRKPVCVVTLLGGGVMAFLYGQSAVFGGNVGLLVTTGLLMQFFLFGMWAVLYTYTPELYPTSARATGSGFASAIGRVGSLLGPLVTGMVFPITGQGGVFALGALCFAVAALVVWVFGMETKGKTLEELSEV
- a CDS encoding adenosine deaminase, translated to MYDWLNALPKAELHLHLEGSLEPELLFALAERNKIALPWNDVETLRKAYAFNNLQEFLDLYYKGADVLRTSQDFYDLTWAYLLRCKAQNVIHTEPFFDPQTHTDRGVPFEVVLNGIAAALKDGEQQLGITSGLILSFLRHLSEAEAEKTLDQALPFRDAFVAVGLDSSEMGHPPSKFQRVFDRARHEGFLTVAHAGEEGPPEYIWEAIDLLKIQRIDHGVRAIEDERLMQRIIDEQIPLTVCPLSNTKLCVFDDMAQHNILDMLERGVKVTVNSDDPAYFGGYVTENFHALYTSLGMTQDQAKRLAQNSLDARLVKP
- a CDS encoding calcium:proton antiporter translates to MLTSLKQEKFMLVALIAAIAAYPLEHWMLHSGQIVALLAGLALIAFIVMASMRVAHHAEQLAEKVGDPYGTMILTLAAVLVEVVILAIMMSNEPSPTLVRDTIYSAVMLDINGILGLAALMGGIKHGEQSYNDDSARTYSVMILTAMGVSMVVPEFIPEADWKIYSAFTIGAMVVLYTLFLRMQVGPHSYFFSYSYPEKRRKKSTEEEHAQPVNLAFSIGTLVFGVIVIGALAEVMSKTLDLGLEGTGAPPVITAIVVAAISAAPEILTALRAALANRMQSVVNIALGASLSTVILTVPVMEAMALYTGQPFQMAMTPVQTVMVFITLIVSAINLNDGETNAIEGMTHFVLFATFIMLSLLGL
- a CDS encoding 8-oxoguanine deaminase produces the protein MPATRIWLKNPLAIFTANDLDARGGLVLQDGVITEVLAQGQAPAQPCAHVFDAREHVVLPGLINTHHHFYQTLTRAWAPVVNQPLFPWLKTLYPVWARLTPEKLALASKVALAELLLSGCTTAADHHYLFPDGLENAIDVQVDSVRELGMRAMLTRGSMSLGEADGGLPPQQTVQQGQVILDDSQRLIREYHERGDGAQIQIALAPCSPFSVTPEIMRASAELATSLDVRLHTHLAETLDEEDFCLQRFGLRTVDYLDSVGWLGPRTWLAHGIHFNPEEIARLGAAGTGICHCPSSNMRLASGICPTLDLLAAGAPLGLGVDGSASNDASNMILEARQALYIQRLRYGAEKITPEGVLGWATKGSAQLLGRTDIGELAVGKQADLALFKLDELRFSGSHDPISALLLCGADRADRVMIAGQWRVIDGQVEGLDLKALIADHTRAARQLIAGI
- a CDS encoding SDR family oxidoreductase; protein product: MSTPKTALIIGASRGLGLGLVKQLLQDGWDVTATVRDPNKADALKAVGPVQIEKLDMDDQQAVIALAQRLKDRTFDLLFVNAGVKGPANQEPGHATLAEVGQLFFTNAVAPINLAQRFVGQIRKDTGVLAFMSSVLGSVTIPDDSDMALYKASKAALNSMTNSFITQLGEHKPTVLSLHPGWVKTDMGGENAHIDVETSVRGLVDQVNAYTGKGGHHFVDYKGDTIAW